A part of Candidatus Electrothrix aestuarii genomic DNA contains:
- a CDS encoding PqqD family protein, translated as MDIQLTSVLRQAENIVTRTVMGETLLVPISGDLASMDELYTLNDAGSYIWQALNGENSLAEIHEQMKEEYEAPSEIIESDLLEIVRDFADAGLIVAET; from the coding sequence ATGGATATCCAGCTTACCAGTGTGTTGAGGCAAGCAGAAAATATTGTCACGCGGACAGTAATGGGGGAAACCCTGCTGGTGCCTATCTCTGGGGATTTAGCCTCAATGGATGAGTTGTATACTCTGAACGATGCAGGTAGCTATATTTGGCAGGCATTGAATGGTGAGAACTCTCTCGCTGAAATACATGAGCAGATGAAAGAAGAATATGAGGCTCCAAGTGAAATCATTGAGTCTGACCTTCTCGAAATTGTCCGTGATTTTGCAGATGCCGGATTAATAGTAGCTGAAACTTGA
- a CDS encoding radical SAM protein, whose protein sequence is MAEDIQHGCSWLASSDIDHFLNRAAQRGIPLTVTLELTHRCNFRCVHCYLGDQEAIHKHRSKELDTEKILSLLDELVDAGTLFLTLTGGDPMLRPDFVRIYEYAVHRGLLVSVYCNGSLITDEIVNSFIKYPPRIIEVTLYGATEITFESITQQKGSFAACMNGVARLLQSKNRLRLKTMVMSLNYQEMPAIRNLVQKMGVGFRHDCAILPALPNDDNGGALNSKKGVKKLGLQETLRFRISPQQAVAIDHGDKILKEKIRQLSLHKPLLKKTTRLYKCAAGRSSFHITPYGRMQPCIITLYPFVDLLKKDNKLLSSWESLSEQIDQQRVTSNFICTSCVERKKCTGCPSSFLLESGCLEEVPSFYCDYTKCR, encoded by the coding sequence ATGGCAGAAGATATTCAACATGGTTGCTCCTGGCTAGCGTCCAGTGATATTGATCATTTTCTCAATCGTGCAGCTCAAAGAGGTATTCCCCTTACAGTTACTTTAGAGTTAACGCATCGCTGTAATTTTCGCTGTGTTCACTGTTATCTCGGGGACCAGGAAGCTATTCATAAGCATCGCAGTAAAGAGCTTGATACAGAAAAAATACTCTCTTTGCTTGATGAACTGGTTGATGCCGGGACCTTATTTCTGACGTTAACAGGCGGGGACCCTATGCTACGCCCCGACTTTGTCAGAATTTATGAGTATGCTGTTCACCGTGGATTATTGGTTTCTGTTTATTGTAATGGTAGCCTTATAACTGATGAGATAGTTAACTCCTTTATTAAATATCCCCCCCGGATTATCGAAGTCACACTCTATGGGGCAACAGAAATAACCTTTGAATCTATAACCCAGCAAAAAGGATCTTTTGCAGCATGCATGAACGGTGTTGCCCGTCTTCTTCAGAGTAAAAATCGCCTTCGTTTGAAAACGATGGTTATGAGTCTGAATTATCAGGAGATGCCAGCTATTCGTAATCTTGTTCAAAAAATGGGTGTGGGGTTTCGTCATGATTGTGCAATACTTCCAGCGTTACCAAATGATGATAATGGAGGAGCCCTTAATAGCAAAAAAGGGGTAAAGAAGTTAGGGTTGCAGGAAACCTTGCGTTTTCGGATTTCCCCTCAGCAGGCTGTAGCTATAGATCATGGTGATAAGATTCTCAAAGAGAAGATACGGCAATTATCTCTTCATAAGCCTTTGCTAAAAAAAACAACAAGACTGTACAAGTGTGCAGCAGGTAGATCCTCCTTTCACATTACACCATATGGAAGGATGCAACCTTGTATAATTACTCTTTATCCATTTGTTGATCTTTTAAAGAAAGATAACAAGCTACTCAGTAGCTGGGAGAGCTTGAGTGAGCAGATTGACCAACAAAGAGTGACGAGCAATTTTATCTGTACGAGTTGTGTAGAGAGAAAAAAATGTACAGGATGTCCAAGTAGTTTTTTGCTTGAATCGGGTTGCCTCGAAGAGGTGCCTTCTTTTTATTGTGATTACACGAAGTGTCGTTAA